The stretch of DNA CTTATTTTACAATATTATACGAGGAGGTAAAGTTATGGGTCAAATACTAATTATTTTAGTAATATCTCTTATAGGACAATATTTGAGTGATATTATTTCTTTTCCAATTCCAAGAACAATTATTTCATCAATAATATTATTTCTATTATTAGAATTTAAAATATTAAAAGTAGAATATTTTAAGGAAGTAGTAAATATTTCTCGCAAACATTTAGCATTCTTTTTTCTACCAGTGGGTGTAGGAATTATGACTCAATTTGATTCAAGACCAATAATTGAATATTTTAAAGTATTACTTATTATGATATTTAGTACTTTTTTGATTATGTTATTCACAGGAAAGTTAGCTGATATTATTATAGATATTCAAGAAAGAATATTAGGAAAATCTAATTTGAATAAGGGGGATAAAAATGAATAATACGATTCACAACATTCTTTTTAGTCCATTTTTTGGAATTGTTTTATCATTAGCTACTTATTTAATAGGAAAATATCTTTTTCAAAAAACAAAATCTATTTTTTGTAATCCTTTACTTATTGGAATTATCTTATCTATTACATTTTTAATGACTCTAAATATACCCTTTGAAGCATATGATAAAGGTGGAACAATTTTAAAAATGTTAATTAGTCCTATTGAAAGTATCATTATAGGAATAGCATTATATGAACAAATTCAAATATTAAAAAAAAATTGGTTTCCTATTGTTGTATCAACAGTTGTAGGAAGTGCTTTTGCAATAACTATAGTTTTTATTTTAGGAAAATTTTCAAAACTCTCTTCAGATCTCTTTTACGCTACCTTACCAAAATCTGTAACAACTGCAATAGCACTTGATATTGGTTCAAAGTTTGGCTGGGATAGTTCCTTAATCACTATGATGACAGTAACAACAGGAGTAATAGGAGCAGTAATTGCACCATTTGTAGTAAAATTTATTAAATCACCAGTAGCAAAAGGTTTAGGAATAGGAACAGCAAGTCATGCTGTAGGAATGGCAAAAGCTATAGAAATGGGAGAAATTGAAGGTGCTATGAGTGGATTAGCACTTAGTTTAGCAGCTATATCTACATCTTTTGTTATTCCAATTTTATTATTATTAATTAACTGAACTAAATAATTTAAAAATAAAGAGGGAGCTGTTATAACAGCTCCTCTTATCAATATTTAGCATTATCATTACATAAATAGAAACCACATACAGAACTTAAAGGACTCATAGCAAAAGCAGGACTTAATTTAGCCCCTGTTCTTTCTCCATCAACTAAATCAAATACAACTTTTTTCAAAGAGTGTTCAGGTAAAATTGGATAACCAATTGCCGGTCTTAAAAATGTTGGAACAATATCTTCTGATACTTTTTTCTCCATATATTCTGAAGCACTTTCAGCTATAACATTACAAAGCAAAATTTCTAAAAGCCCCCTATATTTATCATCTATAAATAATTTACTATTAACTGAAACTACAAAAGCCCCAACATAATCTTCTTTTTCTATATATTGAGCAAACTCAGGTGAAATTTCAAAAGTTATTCCTTCAATTTCTAAGAATGTTTCAGTTTTCTTGCTTCTAAAATATCCATAAGCCGCTCTAAACTCAACTTTTTCTTCTATCAATCTTTGATATATCTTCTTTAAATCATTTAAAGTCTTTTCTTCTTCAGAAGTGTTTCTAACTCTCAAAGCATATAAAGCAATATCCCACTTTAAATCATCTTTTAATATTTCAACAGGAAGTGATAAAAATTGTTTTCCTAAAATCTTAGGTATATAATTAACCGTCTTTTTAATTTCTGATAAAAGTTTTTTCTCTTCTGTTTGATTATTATTTTCTACATATTTTTTAGCAATCTTACGAAGTTGATTTTGTTTCGTTTCAAGAAAATCCTTTCTCTTTGTTGAAAGAAGTTGAGATACCACTGTTATTGTATCCATTGCATCTGTAACATGTAAAGAATAATCATAATTAGGTAAAACCTTTAAACCTGTATGTAATTTAGAAGTTGCTGCTCCTGCTATTAAAATTGGAATTTGCATTCCAACTTTATGAAATAAATCTGCAACTCTTTCCATCTCTTTTAAAGATGGACTTATAAGTCCACTTAAAGTTACAATGTCTACATTATTTTCTTTTGCAGTTTTAACAATTTTTTCTTTTGGAACCATAACTCCCAAATCTATAACTTCATAGCCATTACATTCTAAAACTGTTTTAACTATATTTTTCCCTATATCATGCACATCTCCATCAACAGTAGCCATTAAAATTTTACCTTTTGATGAAGATTTATCAACTTTATCTAAATATGGAGTCAAAATATTGACACAGTCATTCATAACAGATGCTGAACGAATAAGCTGTGGTAAATAAAGCTCCCCTTGCTCAAATAATCTTCCTATTTCCTGCATTGCAGACATTAATATATTTTCTAAAATTTCAAGTGCTTTATATTTTTTTAGTAATTCTTCAATAATTTCCTGTAAAGATTCACTTCCACCTTGAATTAAAGCCTTTCTAATTTTATCCTCAGGAGTTTCTGCAAAAATTTGTGCCTCTTCCTTTCTCTTAATTAAATTCAATGAAAGTAATCCCTCTACATCTGTACTATCTCCAAATATAAAAGATTTTATTTTTTCTCTTTCTTCATCTGTCCATTGAGGAGCCTTTTCTTTTGGGTTTAATATAGCAAAATTAAATCCTCTTGGTACTGCTTCTTCTAAGAAAATATGATGAAATGCTGCTCTTAAAACATTATTCCCTCTAAAAGCAAAGGATAAATTACTCAACCCTCCAACAACTCCACAGCCCTTTAAATTCTCATGTATATAGTCAACTGTTTTTATAAACTCTCTAGCATGATAGCGGTTTGCTTCTTGTCCAGTTCCAACACTTAAAATATTGGGATCAAATACTATATCAGAATTTTTTACTCCTATACTCTTTAATAAATCATAAGCTCTTTGACATATCTCTATTTTTCTTTCTGCACTGACACCTTGTCCTTTTTCATCAAAAGCCATCACAATTACTGCTGCTCCATATTTTCTAATAATTTTTGCTTTTCTTAAAAATTCTTCCGGACCTTCTTTTAAACTGATAGAGTTTACTATTGCTTTACCAGCAGTATTTTTAAGTCCTTCTTCTATAACAGCAAAATCAGATGAATCTATCATAATAGGTACCTTTGCAATAAAACTATCATTTTGTAACACTCTTAAAAAGTTTTTCATTTCTTCAACAGAATTTAAAATGGCATCATCAACATTTATATCTAAAATTTTTGCTCCTGCATCAATTTGTTGTCTAGCAACTTCAAGTGCTTTTAGATAATTATGTTCTTCTATCATAGTTCTAAACATTTTTGAACCAGATATATTATTTCTTTCTCCAACACAAGTAAATTTATCTTTGAAATTATATATTTCATTTCCAGATAAACAAGTTTCTAATAAATTTTCTTTTGGTAAAACTCTTGGTTTTTGCTCTTTTACCAATTCAGCTATTGCTCTTATATGGTCATAGCTTGTTCCACAACAACCACCTAAAATATTTATAGCTTGATTTTCTATAAGTGGTAGTAAATCATCTCTCATCTTTTGTGCAGTTTCAATATAATCTCCATTTTGATTAGGTAAACCTGCATTAGCATGTAATGATACAAACTTTGTTGTCATTTCTTTTATTTTTATAACAAGAGGAACTAAATCCTTAGCTCCAAATGAACAGTTAAATCCAAATGAAGTTACTGAATCTCTATCCAAAGCTACTATTAAAGATTCTATACTTTGACCTGTTAATAATTTTCCTTGTTTATTTACAGTGGCTGAAATTGAAATCGGCAATTTTATATTTTTTTCTTCAAAAACTTCCTCTGTTGCAAGTAGTGCCGCCTTAGCAGTTAAACCATCAAAGATAGTTTCTAGTAATATTCCATCTACTCCACCATCTATAAGTCCTGCAACTTGAACCTTTATAACCTTTTTCATTTCATCAAAACTTACTGCTCTTTTAAAAGGTACATCTCCTACAGGAAAAGATAAACTCTTATTTGTAGGTCCAACTGAACCAAATATATAAACTTTCTTTCCACT from Fusobacterium simiae encodes:
- a CDS encoding CidA/LrgA family protein, which encodes MGQILIILVISLIGQYLSDIISFPIPRTIISSIILFLLLEFKILKVEYFKEVVNISRKHLAFFFLPVGVGIMTQFDSRPIIEYFKVLLIMIFSTFLIMLFTGKLADIIIDIQERILGKSNLNKGDKNE
- a CDS encoding LrgB family protein, which translates into the protein MNNTIHNILFSPFFGIVLSLATYLIGKYLFQKTKSIFCNPLLIGIILSITFLMTLNIPFEAYDKGGTILKMLISPIESIIIGIALYEQIQILKKNWFPIVVSTVVGSAFAITIVFILGKFSKLSSDLFYATLPKSVTTAIALDIGSKFGWDSSLITMMTVTTGVIGAVIAPFVVKFIKSPVAKGLGIGTASHAVGMAKAIEMGEIEGAMSGLALSLAAISTSFVIPILLLLIN
- a CDS encoding homocysteine S-methyltransferase family protein; its protein translation is MFEFEKELKRRILVLDGAMGTVLQKYQLPPEDFNGAKGCYEILNETRPDIIFEVHKKYIEAGADIIETNSFNCNAISLKDYHLEEKVYDLAKKSAEIARDAVKESGKKVYIFGSVGPTNKSLSFPVGDVPFKRAVSFDEMKKVIKVQVAGLIDGGVDGILLETIFDGLTAKAALLATEEVFEEKNIKLPISISATVNKQGKLLTGQSIESLIVALDRDSVTSFGFNCSFGAKDLVPLVIKIKEMTTKFVSLHANAGLPNQNGDYIETAQKMRDDLLPLIENQAINILGGCCGTSYDHIRAIAELVKEQKPRVLPKENLLETCLSGNEIYNFKDKFTCVGERNNISGSKMFRTMIEEHNYLKALEVARQQIDAGAKILDINVDDAILNSVEEMKNFLRVLQNDSFIAKVPIMIDSSDFAVIEEGLKNTAGKAIVNSISLKEGPEEFLRKAKIIRKYGAAVIVMAFDEKGQGVSAERKIEICQRAYDLLKSIGVKNSDIVFDPNILSVGTGQEANRYHAREFIKTVDYIHENLKGCGVVGGLSNLSFAFRGNNVLRAAFHHIFLEEAVPRGFNFAILNPKEKAPQWTDEEREKIKSFIFGDSTDVEGLLSLNLIKRKEEAQIFAETPEDKIRKALIQGGSESLQEIIEELLKKYKALEILENILMSAMQEIGRLFEQGELYLPQLIRSASVMNDCVNILTPYLDKVDKSSSKGKILMATVDGDVHDIGKNIVKTVLECNGYEVIDLGVMVPKEKIVKTAKENNVDIVTLSGLISPSLKEMERVADLFHKVGMQIPILIAGAATSKLHTGLKVLPNYDYSLHVTDAMDTITVVSQLLSTKRKDFLETKQNQLRKIAKKYVENNNQTEEKKLLSEIKKTVNYIPKILGKQFLSLPVEILKDDLKWDIALYALRVRNTSEEEKTLNDLKKIYQRLIEEKVEFRAAYGYFRSKKTETFLEIEGITFEISPEFAQYIEKEDYVGAFVVSVNSKLFIDDKYRGLLEILLCNVIAESASEYMEKKVSEDIVPTFLRPAIGYPILPEHSLKKVVFDLVDGERTGAKLSPAFAMSPLSSVCGFYLCNDNAKY